GTGGCCGAACAACCGATCACTGACTGTGTGGTACAGTAGAGATTTTTTTATAGATATTCTAGTCATTACTCCTTTCCTTTTAGATGTTTATTAACTGAACCAACCTGATCACGGTGCTAAGATATACATGGTGTTATAGCTTACCTAACCAATCTATTCAATATTTTCGATTACACCCGAAACCGTAGAACCGCAGGAAAGTTCCCTGTCAAAGGCAGCTGTACCATTTTCGgctggttcgccatcttggtcgtgTGATAAATACACACCGAACCGCATCCGTCCACCAAACTCCCGGCTGATTGTGCGCAGCGGTTCGGCTGTACGTTCGCCACTCGCCTGATCGATACATATCATCTGACAGCGCGTGCAGGGCCCGTCGACACTAAATCCACTCTGCCCTATCCGAACCCGGTGCCAATCTGATTCCTCCAGTGAACGTGCGGTTTCAATTATTAGATtgccccgaaaccgatcgACAAGCGAATCGAGCGAAGGCATCTCTGCCCCGTCCCAATCGTCTACCTTGTCACGCAACCACCGCACAGACGTTCGGTTGACAAGCAACAGTTGGGCTTGATTGTTAAGCGATAGTTCTCTAGCGGTACGTCGCTGTAGGCGAGCGTCCTGTGCGGACTGGCGTAACAGTCGCAACCCGGAAACACCGAGCGCTCGGCTCACCCAATCGGCGCACCCATCACCGCAATCCACACCCTGCACACTATCCCTGCACACCTTCGTCTGGCAAAGTTGTACTGCTGAGCGTGTTGCCTCCGCGTCCACGGGTTCGTCTAGCTCAATTACCAGCTGGTCCCCGAGTTCGTCGTGCCGTAGCGTCATACGGTGGCGTTCAATCGTTGGCCTGATACGACACATCTCGGGCAGCTTTTTCTGCGTCATGGCAACACCATGCTCATCTACGATGAGGAACGTACGATCGTAGCGCAAACCGGTCGCAGCCAATCGCCAACCGCCTTCGGTGACACGATATGGTCCACATGATTTGACCGGATAAAGGCAAATCTGCAGCAACCGGGGCCGATCGTAGCTTTTATACTGGGCAAGAATTTCTTCTCGAGACAATCCACCCACGGCCAACGGTCCGGTAAGCGAACGTCGAACGTAGCAGCGTCGTATCATGACCACCAACCGGTCGATATCGGCCAGTTGCGTACAATACCCGAACGAAACGCGTACTGATCCGGTCGGTTGTCCGTCGATGAGATCGTTCGCATCACCACAGACATGGCCAGCCTGGTAGTGTCGCAAAAGATCGGTATCGGCAAGCCGTAGATGACGTTGACATGCACCTGGATTGCAGAAGCACCCGGTGCGCAGGTAGATACTGTGGTTTGCGGCCATACAAGCAACCTCCGCAAACCCGACGTAACTACCATCATCGTTCAGTACGTTAAAGTTCACGATGGCACCCTGTGAAAGGGGATCCCCGAAGACGGTGTCGTGGTACAGCTCCACCACGCGGCCACCGTTGGCGTGCTGCAGTGCTTGCAGTTCCCGGAAGCAGTAGCGTGCGAGCTGAAATGTGTGGCGCTGGATGCGTTCCATCGTTGCGCCCGGCACGAGCCGTTCGAGTGCGTCCATACAAGGCAACAAAGCGGCAATGGATAGGAAGTTGATTGTGCCGTCCTCAAACCGTTCTGCTAGCGTGTCACGCTTCTCATGAAAGGCATTCGAACCACTCATCGCTATTTTAACCGTGCCGCCACCGTAGTACCGTTTACCAGGGAGTAGCAATTGTTCTACGTCCTTACGCACCAACAACGCACCCAAGCCGGTAGGATAGCTAAAATAGTGGAGagaaaacaagaacaagaTTTAAATCACACCAGAAACTGTGCGGAGGGTCATTTCTCCACTTACCCAAATATTTTGtagaaagaaacacacacaaagctgGGCCGGTAACGGGTAAGATCGAGCGGGCTGGTGGAAACGTAACTGGCCGCATCCAAGCACACATGGAAAGCGTCCTCCCCGTATCCCCGCACACCATTCCTTTCCACCAGCTCGATCAGTTCGAGCGGGTACTTCACGCCGTTAAAGTTGCATTGTGCCGGAAACACAAGCAGTGACGGCCGGTGACGCTGTTGCACACCGGCCGGTTCGTTGAGCACCTGCAGCAGGTCAGCCCGTTCGATCGGACGTATACGCTCGGTACGTACAATTTCGCGCATCCCCAGCACGGACGTGTGGCTGTCGCGCAGATAAACGAACGACCCAGCCGTGTCCGGTGCTCCGAAGCAAAACGACTCACCAACCAGCTTAAGGCTAGCGGTCGTGCCGGATGTAAACACCAGTCCGTACTCAGCCGGTCGCGTATTAAACCA
This window of the Anopheles moucheti chromosome X, idAnoMoucSN_F20_07, whole genome shotgun sequence genome carries:
- the LOC128307382 gene encoding molybdenum cofactor sulfurase; the encoded protein is MDFITEYTEEERAKIDQDFLRLNDKCYLDHAGTALYGGSQLRAVQELLAGGLYCNPHTSRTMEDLIDLVRYRVLQWFNTRPAEYGLVFTSGTTASLKLVGESFCFGAPDTAGSFVYLRDSHTSVLGMREIVRTERIRPIERADLLQVLNEPAGVQQRHRPSLLVFPAQCNFNGVKYPLELIELVERNGVRGYGEDAFHVCLDAASYVSTSPLDLTRYRPSFVCVSFYKIFGYPTGLGALLVRKDVEQLLLPGKRYYGGGTVKIAMSGSNAFHEKRDTLAERFEDGTINFLSIAALLPCMDALERLVPGATMERIQRHTFQLARYCFRELQALQHANGGRVVELYHDTVFGDPLSQGAIVNFNVLNDDGSYVGFAEVACMAANHSIYLRTGCFCNPGACQRHLRLADTDLLRHYQAGHVCGDANDLIDGQPTGSVRVSFGYCTQLADIDRLVVMIRRCYVRRSLTGPLAVGGLSREEILAQYKSYDRPRLLQICLYPVKSCGPYRVTEGGWRLAATGLRYDRTFLIVDEHGVAMTQKKLPEMCRIRPTIERHRMTLRHDELGDQLVIELDEPVDAEATRSAVQLCQTKVCRDSVQGVDCGDGCADWVSRALGVSGLRLLRQSAQDARLQRRTARELSLNNQAQLLLVNRTSVRWLRDKVDDWDGAEMPSLDSLVDRFRGNLIIETARSLEESDWHRVRIGQSGFSVDGPCTRCQMICIDQASGERTAEPLRTISREFGGRMRFGVYLSHDQDGEPAENGTAAFDRELSCGSTVSGVIENIE